The nucleotide sequence ttttttttttttttttttgtacaaaacaataatattttaatacctttaaaatccaaattttttttcattgaaatcaTTCATGAAAAAAGATTCTCCAGTCAGAATTCACACCTCAATTAGTCAAGCATCAGGGAAGCTACATTACAGCTATTTACTATACAAAGAGACGACTTTTCTGGTTCCCCAGTCACTGTGTTGTCATGTCTGGGTGGTAGGTGGTGGCTTCAGAACCAGCTGCTTCTCTCTCGTCTCTTTATATTCCCAGTTCCAACTTTTCTTGAAATCATGAAAATTGAATCTGTTGAACACCAGAAATCTGTTGATATGATGTTGTATAAACCATAACATTTTGTTGCTGGCCATCTGTGGTTATTAAACCGGCTGGTAATTGATTAGTAAAAGCTTCTTCGGTGAGCTCCTCACTCAGTCCGTCTGTTGTCGTAACTGCTCCCCCAAtgcccttctctcctttcattgCCTCTCGGAATTTCTGCAGGTAAAGCTTCAGAGGTTCCACATAGCTGTCAAAACCCAAAGTCGACATTGCAAAGAGAATGTCCTCTCCATTAATGGTCTTCCTCTTTTCCTGATGACACCTTTCACTGGCTTCAGAGGTGATAAAGCTGATGAATTCACTTACACACTCCTGGACGCATTCCTTAGCATCCTTAGCAATCTTCCCTGTCTGAGGTATGGCATTCTTCATTATCCTTGCCACATTTGCAATTGGGAGATAAATATCTTGCTCTCTAAAGCTCTCTTTTGAACCATTTGTGTCTTCATGATCATTCATACTGTCTTCTGTATCATCATGAGGCTGTATCA is from Gracilinanus agilis isolate LMUSP501 unplaced genomic scaffold, AgileGrace unplaced_scaffold24358, whole genome shotgun sequence and encodes:
- the LOC123254540 gene encoding nuclear transcription factor Y subunit beta; its protein translation is MDGDSSTTDASQLGISADYIGSSHYVIQPHDDTEDSMNDHEDTNGSKESFREQDIYLPIANVARIMKNAIPQTGKIAKDAKECVQECVSEFISFITSEASERCHQEKRKTINGEDILFAMSTLGFDSYVEPLKLYLQKFREAMKGEKGIGGAVTTTDGLSEELTEEAFTNQLPAGLITTDGQQQNVMVYTTSYQQISGVQQIQFS